A single window of Nicotiana sylvestris chromosome 5, ASM39365v2, whole genome shotgun sequence DNA harbors:
- the LOC138869472 gene encoding uncharacterized protein: MGINMAIDQNVEELLIMGDSYLIIRQAQGEWETRDVKLIPYKQHVEDLSKRFKSIEFRYIPHCHNELADALATLASMLPYPGNAHIDPLEIQIRERHGYCNTIEVAPNTQPWYHDIKKFLKTQEYPEQASRDQKRTIRRHASGFFLSGDVLYKRTSDLNLLRCVDAEEAERIMYEVHAGVCGPHMNGYVLAKKSFERVITG, encoded by the coding sequence atgggtataaacatggcaatcgaccaaaaTGTTGAAGAGTTGTTGATCATGGGAGACTCAtatctgattatccggcaagcccaaggagaatgggaaaccagAGATGTTAAGCTTATCCCTTACAAGCAACATGTGGAAGACCTCAGCAAGCGATttaagtcaatagagttcaggtacattcctcatTGTCACAACGAATTAGCCgacgcacttgctactttggcctcaatGCTGCCGTATCCAGGCAATGCTCACATAGATCCCTTGGAAATTCAAATccgggaaaggcatggttattgtaatacaattgaagtagcaccaaatacccaaccatggtaccatgacatcaaaaaGTTTCTAAAAactcaagaataccccgagcaagccagtagagaccaaaagagaaccattagacgacacgcgagtggtttctttttgagtggggatgtcttgtacaagagaacttcggacctcaatttgttaagatgtgttgacgcagaaGAGGCTGAAAGAATCATGTATGAGGTACATGCAGGagtatgcgggccccacatgaatgggtatgttttagcaaagaaatcattcgagcgggttattactggatga